ACTTGTGTTTCAGTATACATCATGCATTTTCTCCTGAGCATTGACCTCAATGTATCTACAGGATGGACCAGAACTTTGGCGAGGATGGATCCCAAAGCAATGTCTTCTTTGCTTCCGACCAGTGCACATTTCGTTTTGATACTAGTCGATCAAATTTCCAAGATTTAAACATGCACCAGGTATTGACATGGCAATAATATTGGAGTCAACTATTTTCTTGAGTTAATTTGTTGTCACTGCATGCAGTACAATTTTGTGAGCCCACATCAACCAATGCTCACCTCGCCCCAGGTAGTCTCTGAAACAGTATAGAGTCAACCAGATGTTCAAGAAAttcctcgccccccccccctgcaACATCCAAGAAGGGGAAGGACAAGAAGGTATCTAGGAGGGGTTCGAACTTTACAACAGAAGAAGATGCAGTGATATGCTCGGTGTGGTTGAATGTGACCACAAATGCTGCAATTGGTAAGTTCAACACATTTTGTTGGACATAACCAGCATGTTATGAGTGCTAATTCAGTGGAGTATGTGCAGGATGCAATCAAACCGAAGGAGGTTTCTACAAGCGCATACATACCTATTTCAAGCAGAACAAACCGCAAGGAAGTGAACGCAGCCAGATTGCCATTCAAGGTAGATGGAAATCGATCCAAAAAGCAGTGAGCAAGTTCTGTGCCTTCAAGGCCATTATCGATCGTCGCAACGAGAGTGGGAAGAATGAGGCCGATAGGGTATGCACGGTTATTGTAGCATGAGTAAAATACATTACTGTCTATAGTTTAATTTACTTCTCAATGTGCAGCAGATCGAGGATGCAGTGAAGATGTTTGAGGATAAAGAACCGTTCCATTTCATGGATTGTTGGAAGATACTTAAGGATCAAGCAAAGTGGAATGACAAGCTTCTTGAGCATAGCGGCGGGAATGCAACAACAGATGGGAACACAGTTGACTCTCAAGGGTAAATGCCTTCAGGTAATAACAATGTGCCAGAAAGACCGGAGGGTCGAGATAGCGCAAAGCGTAGGAACAAAAGAGCAGCAGAATCAGAGGCTAGCACAGCAGTTGAGGTGCTGCAGCGCATTCACGACAACAGGGAGAAGAATCAGGCAAATGAAGATGACCAACTTGAACAGATTCTGGCCAGGAAAGATGAAAAACTGAGTTTGCAGAGGGAAATCTTACAGATGAAAAAACAAGCTAGAGAGGAGGACTTGCAACTGAGGAAGCAGGAGACAGAGTTGCGAGCCAAGCAAACTGAGGCACAACTCATGACTGCAGAGGCTGGAATAATGGGTGTCGACTTGGAGAAGGTGGCTCCACATCTTAAAGATTACTACATCGGAATGCAGCGTCAAATCATGGAGCGTCGCTGATTTGCTCcaggcagcagcaacaacactaAATAAATTATATATTGTATTGAACTATGTTGCCATTTGTGTGAACTATGTCATGTTTTTCTTATTTGTATATTGCCCTGAACCAATTGATTTAAGTTGAATTATGTATGAACAATGTTATTGTCCTATATTCTTTACTGGAGACCACATAAATTGGGAATCATCATAGTTGTTCATATAGCAACTTAAATGCATTACACTATTGTTCGAAATACAAAGGGGCTAGCTGTCCAAAGTACTAAGCTGTCCATTGAGCTGTCCAAAATACAAAAGGGCTAGCTGTCCAAAATACAAAAGGGCTAGCTGACACCAGCGGACTGTCCTGATGATCCCTTCATCGCCCAAATGTGCTCCACAAGATCTTTGCACAGTTCATAACATGTTTCCTTGTTCTTTATAACTGTGTAAGCATCCATCATTTCAGCGATGTTGTTAACAGGAGGGTCTGATGGACCAGGCCATTCTCTGTTTTCAATATGAGGTAGGTCAGAATCCCTTTCATCGGCAATGATCATGTTATGCAAGATAATGCACGCCATCATAATATCGCGTAGATCAGAAGGTTTCCACAGCCGTGCTGGGTAATGAAGTATCTTCCACCTGGCTTGCAAAACACCAAAGGCACGCTCTACATCCTTTCGACATGCCTCTTGTCTTTCTGCAAACCATCCATCCTTGTTGTTAGCAGGAGCAGGGATTGACTTCACCAATGTGGCCCAATCTGGATAGATACCATCAGCTAGATAGTACCCTAAGTGGTAATCGTTGCCATTGACAGTAAATTCCACAGGAGGCACACATCCATTTGCTAAGTTATCGAACACTGGAGAACGATCTAACACATTGATGTCATTGTGTGATCCTGGCATTCCAAAGAAAGCGTGCCATATCCGGAGATCCTCTCTTGCTACAGCCTCTAGTATGAGTGTAGGTTTGCCTTTGTGTCCCTTATACATTCCGTGATGACCAGTTGGGCAGCTAGACCACTCCCAATGCATACAGTCAATACTTCCTAACATTCCTGGAAACCCTCTGGCAGCATTTACCTGAAGAATATGCTTCATCTCCTCTGCTGTTGGTGGTCGAAGCCATTCCTGACCATACACTTGTATAATTGTTTGGACAAATTTCTTCAAAGTCAGCAGAACGGTGCTCTCTCCCATTTTCAAGTGATCATCTAAAGCATCTGCTAGACCACCATATGCAAGCATCTTGATGGCAACAACGCACTTGTGGGTAGGAGTGAATCCTGCTTGACCAACACAATTGTTGTTCTGAGCAAAATATGAGTTAGCGGCTGCCAGCTTTTTGACAAGGTCACGGAACAATTCTGGTCTCATTCGGAACCTATATATATACATCACAGAGCAAAGTAGTTAACATCCGTAGTTGCCTCCAATGTGTGTTCCTAATAAACTGTTGGGCAACTAGTAAACATGACAAAGTACCTTCTCCTGAAGTGGTCCTCATTGTAAAGTGGCCGTTCAACAAAGTAATCAGCCATCAATTGTTTATCACGGTTGTAAACTCGATGTCCTGGAACAGAACCCCCCTTCGACGTTTCCGCTGCAGCATACAAATTGCAGCGGCAGCTTCAAtctcgtcgtcctcgtccctGAGGTCAGAACTACGACCCAAGGATGAAAGTCGAAAGTATTTTGATGCCATATCTGAAAGAAATAAGCAAAATCTGAAAGCATAGATAGTACACCATGAATGGGCACTAGCGTAGAGAGCCGCCGCACTTGTTTCGCTCGCCTCCCACCATTTTAACAGTACCACTCGATGGGGAGGAGAAAATACGCGGGCCCTAGTGTAGAGCGCGGCACTTATTTGGCTGTACTCCCGCCATTTTCACAGTGCTACTCGACGGAGAGGAGCAAATGCGCGGGAATGTAACTATCAAAGCCCGCCAACCAGCAATATAGCTCCTGCTGTTGGAAACAACGCGTTTTTACTGCACCGCGCAACACTGTGCACGCGAGGCAAACGTAGTTTTGCGTCGGCAATATGCCTTGCACTGTTGGGGTCAGCCttactttcaaaaaaaatacccATTGCCATCGGCTTTGGCTTTTGGGCTTCCCGGAGGCGGAGGGTTTGGGTTCAGTTCAGGTGTTCATCATGCTGCCCAAAATGAAGCGCAGGAATCAGGCAGAATTAGGAAGACGAGCATTTCATCTGTGCAGCTGTGCTCACTCTGCAGCAAACACCATGTCACaaatgggtgtgtttagatccctcaAAAACCctcccaaaatccaaactttccatcacatctccatcacatcgaaacattaaatatatcaaatgatccatgcatggagtactaaatgtaggtaaataaaaaaactaattgcatagttttgatgtacgttgcgagacgaattttttgagcctagttaggtcatggtaggacaatatttaccacaaacaaacgaaaaatgctatagtgtccgatgtgacttttcgcatcccttttccctccatctaaacacagccattgcAAACAAACAGTAGTCCTCATGTACTGTTCAAGACTCGTGTACTAGCTCGGACATGCTCTACTCAAGTGCTACATGCTGCTAAAAAGGTTTGCTGTTTGGCCCCATGTGGTTACACTGATCCGCTCTGCACACACAAGACAGTCAGGAACATGACATCCCATGACGGTCAAAAGCGTGAACCTCCATATAGTCAGGATTCAGGGGAGGGAAATGGCACTCAAATGCAATCACAGGGCCTGTTTTCAGGAGAAAAAGCAGCTGGTATTTTCTTTATTATTAACGAAGTGTTGTTACAACCCAACAATCCCAAAGCCGAAAGTCACTCACTCCAGTCAACATTTGCGAATTTGTCGGATTTATTTGCCCCCTTTTCTCTCAACAAAACTCTGCACTGAACCCCATTTTCTCGCAGCTGATACCGGTGCTCAGACAGAAAGCTGGCTTCCAACTAACTTAACCGTCTCTGTCTCCTCCCCTTTCTACAAATAGGGGCCTCACTCACCCTGCTCTGCTCGGGAGACCCACAACCACTAACCAACTGTCACTGGCGGCGAGTCCACTTGGCCGAGCCGCCGAGCGCGCCATGGCGCCCAAGACCGCCGGCCGCTCGCGCGTCCTCGCCGCGCTCCACCTGCTGCTCCTCGCGCCGGGCCTCGCCGCGGCGTTCAACTACGCCGACGCGCTCGCCAagtccatcatcttcttcgagGGCCAGCGCTCCGGCAAGCTGCCTCCGGGCAACCGCATGGCGTGGCGCGGCGACTCCGGCCTCAAGGACGGCGCCCAGTACAATGTACCTTCTCCAAAGCTCGTCTCTTTCTTTCTTGCTCGCTTGCTTCTCCAATTCCAATCAATGGCGGTCGCCGTTCGATTTGTGTGTGACGAttttgtttatccccttctcctaaaaccaaaaaaaaatgaaaaaaaggtggATCTGGTGGGCGGGTACTACGACGCCGGCGACAACGTCAAGTTCGGCCTGCCCATGGCGTTCACCACCACGATGCTGGCGTGGAGCGTGGCGGACATGGGCAAGTTCATGGGCGGCGAGCTGCcgcacgcccgcgccgccgtgcgctggGGCGCCGACTACCTCCTCAAGGCCGCCACGTCCACCCCCGACACGCTCTACGTCCAGGTGGGCGACCCCAACCAGGACCACCGGTGCTGGGAGCGGCCCGAGGACATGGACACCCCCCGCAGCGTCTACGCCGTCACCAAGGACCGCCCCGGCTCCGACGTCGCCGCCGAGACGGCGGCCGCGCTCGCGGCGTCCGCCGTGGCCTTCCGCCGCGCCGACCCGGCCTACTCCTCgcgcctcctccacgccgcCATGCGCGCGTTCGAGCTCGCGGACCGGCACCGCGGGTCCTACAGCGCCGGCGCGCTGAGCTCCGTGGTGTGCCCCTTCTACTGCTCCTACTCCGGGTACCAGGACGAGCTcctgtgggcggcggcgtggctgcaCCGCGCCTCCAACAACGCGTCCTTCATGTCGTACGTGCGCGCCAACGGGATGCagctcggcgccggcgacgacgacttctCCTTCAGCTGGGACGACAAGCGCGCCGGCACCAAGGTGCTGCTCGCCAAGGGGTTCCTCCGGCGGCGCCTCCAGGGGCTGCAGCTCTACAAGGCCCACTCCGACAGCTACATCTGCTCGCTGGTGCCGGGGACCAGCGGCTTCCAGGCGTCGCAGTTCACCCCCGGCGGGCTCATCTACAAGGAGGGCGGCAGCAACATGCAGTACGTGACGACGGCGACGTTCCTGCTGGTGGCGTACGCCCGGTACCTCCGGTCCGCCGGCGCCTGCGCGGTGTGCGGCGGCCGCGACGTGGCGCCGGCGGAGCTCGTCGCGCTGGCGCGGCGGCAGGTGGACTACATCCTGGGGAAGAACCCGGCGGGGACGTCGTACATGGTGGGGTTCGGCGGCCGGTACCCGCGGCGGCTGCACCACCGCGGCGCGTCGATGCCGTCGGTGCGCGCGCACCCGGGGCGGATCGGCTGCGACGAGGGGTTCCGGTATCTGCACTCGGGCGCGGCGGACGCCAACGTGCTGGTGGGCGCCGTGGTGGGCGGGCCCGACGCGCGCGACGGCTTCGTCGACGACCGCGACGGCTACGGCCAGACCGAGCCGGCCACCTACATCAACGCGCCGCTCGTCGGCGCGCTCGCCTACTTCGCCGGCACCGCCAGGTACTGACTGGTCGGTCGTGGAGGGGCGCCGTGCTGTTCACCAGGCGGGCGTCGGGTGTCGTGTCCGTATCCTTGACTCGGTGAGTCGTGACAGTGTGGGAGCGCCAGGGCAAAAGATTTGGTCGAGCTCCCCCGTCAGTTGTACGCGTCTTGCGTTGGTTGGTTTGAATGTGGCTAGTGTGGTGTACTACGTGTAGTTCGCAGATTCTGCTCGTGCTTGTGGAGTGGATTTCGCCGTTTGGGGCTGGACTTGTGCCCGTACCTCCTATTTATTGTGCAGCGCCTCGTACGGTCCAAATGGActtgggccctgtttggttggtGCTACCACAAGTACTATaaaattttgactaataattaagggtattaaataaaagcaatttgcaaaactaactccacaactttacactacttcgcgagacgaacctaatgaggtctttgaccgcacgattagaggatcactgtagcatcactgtagccaatcgtcGATTAAtaactgtcattagattcgtcgtgaaaaattacacccatccgtgaaaatattttgcaaataaacttcatttagtattccatgcatataagattcttttctcggaaATTATGCGCGCTACTCGTGCTAATCAACCCAACAGGGCCTTGGCACGACGATATGGGTGTCTACTCCTTGTTGGGCTAGTTACCCAACTTCGTTCATCTTTGCTCCCTAGGATATGACTACTTTCAAAGCGAAATAATCACCACCATCCAATCTTTCAACCAATAAAAATTATAAGAATTTGCAGTACCTTTGTACAATTGAACGGAAATCTTGATAAAAGAAATTTCAAAGGTTAAAACTGGGCTTTGGCTCCAATTTATACCATTCTATCCATAAAAGCTTGTCAACAACATAAGGTCGTACAATCAGACAATGCACAACTCGGCCTAATAAATATCCACTCCCAACTTtttcccccaaaaaaaaaatccactcCCAACTGCAGGTCTATGTACTCGGTTGAAAATATCAATTAGTTGCAGATAAAACAAGGCACTGGCTAAATTCTGCCAGAATTCTTGTAACATAAGTCCAACATCGCTCCAACTGGATCTCCCCAGAATACAGATACTTGTTCCATAAGCTTATCCCGACAGGTTCATCAAGACAGGAAAACATGCAAGCATTCTAAGCCAACAAAACTCCCAACTAGGGGTCCATAGATACTCAGTTCGCCGCTACAGGTGCCCCAAGGCAGAAAGTGATACAAACCTAAAGCAAAGTTTATGAGTCACATCCACCGCATGACAGAAATAAGTTAACCAAAAAACAGATGATGGTACAAGCCCCATGCCATTGCAGGCCTTATACTGAAACAAGAACGCAGCTCCTATCTCGCAAGTTAACAAATCCATCACAGTGTGATGAAGTCGAGCACACCCAATGGAAAAGCTAGTAAGGGCGATATCGCCGGCTGTGGCTCCCTTCACCGCCTCTGCCACCGTCCCTCCGGTCACCACCCCTCCGAGGTGGGGGTGGAGGCGGCATTCCACCAGGCTGTTGCCTGTCCGATCAACAAAAGAAAATACTGTCAGGAACTGTAGAAGTGCACTCACACGTATAAACAGCTCTGGCAGGGTTGTGGCAGGGTCATACAGGACATAGCCAAGACGGCCGTCCGGAAGCACCATTGGTACCATCCTCATTCCCGCTGGTGCTCGCCCTCTACCATATATCATTGGCTGTAAATAAGATCTTGTTAATAAAACACTGCAGTCCTGCAGATATGAAATATATGAAATCTGAATGGTTAGGTTGGCACCTGGTTGTATGCAGGACCACCACCACCATATGCACCATATGGATCTCCCATgtagc
The Panicum virgatum strain AP13 chromosome 6N, P.virgatum_v5, whole genome shotgun sequence genome window above contains:
- the LOC120679727 gene encoding protein ALP1-like, translating into MADYFVERPLYNEDHFRRRFRMRPELFRDLVKKLAAANSYFAQNNNCVGQAGFTPTHKCVVAIKMLAYGGLADALDDHLKMGESTVLLTLKKFVQTIIQVYGQEWLRPPTAEEMKHILQVNAARGFPGMLGSIDCMHWEWSSCPTGHHGMYKGHKGKPTLILEAVAREDLRIWHAFFGMPGSHNDINVLDRSPVFDNLANGCVPPVEFTVNGNDYHLGYYLADGIYPDWATLVKSIPAPANNKDGWFAERQEACRKDVERAFGVLQARWKILHYPARLWKPSDLRDIMMACIILHNMIIADERDSDLPHIENREWPGPSDPPVNNIAEMMDAYTVIKNKETCYELCKDLVEHIWAMKGSSGQSAGVS
- the LOC120680294 gene encoding endoglucanase 19-like, with translation MAPKTAGRSRVLAALHLLLLAPGLAAAFNYADALAKSIIFFEGQRSGKLPPGNRMAWRGDSGLKDGAQYNVDLVGGYYDAGDNVKFGLPMAFTTTMLAWSVADMGKFMGGELPHARAAVRWGADYLLKAATSTPDTLYVQVGDPNQDHRCWERPEDMDTPRSVYAVTKDRPGSDVAAETAAALAASAVAFRRADPAYSSRLLHAAMRAFELADRHRGSYSAGALSSVVCPFYCSYSGYQDELLWAAAWLHRASNNASFMSYVRANGMQLGAGDDDFSFSWDDKRAGTKVLLAKGFLRRRLQGLQLYKAHSDSYICSLVPGTSGFQASQFTPGGLIYKEGGSNMQYVTTATFLLVAYARYLRSAGACAVCGGRDVAPAELVALARRQVDYILGKNPAGTSYMVGFGGRYPRRLHHRGASMPSVRAHPGRIGCDEGFRYLHSGAADANVLVGAVVGGPDARDGFVDDRDGYGQTEPATYINAPLVGALAYFAGTARY